The Macaca fascicularis isolate 582-1 chromosome 1, T2T-MFA8v1.1 genome includes a window with the following:
- the CLDN19 gene encoding claudin-19 isoform X1, whose translation MANSGLQLLGYFLALGGWVGIIASTALPQWKQSSYAGDAIITAVGLYEGLWMSCASQSTGQVQCKLYDSLLALDGHIQSARALMVVAVLLGFVAMVLSVVGMKCTRVGDSNPIAKGRVAIAGGALFILAGLCTLTAVSWYATLVTQEFFNPSTPVNARYEFGPALFVGWASAGLAVLGGSFLCCTCPEPERPNSSPQPYRPGPSAAAREPVVKLPASAKGPLGV comes from the exons ATGGCCAACTcaggcctccagctcctgggctacTTCTTGGCCCTGGGTGGCTGGGTGGGCATCATTGCTAGCACAGCCCTGCCGCAGTGGAAGCAGTCTTCCTACGCAGGCGACGCCATCATCACCGCCGTGGGCCTCTATGAAGGGCTCTGGATGTCCTGCGCCTCCCAGAGCACCGGGCAAGTGCAGTGCAAGCTCTACGACTCGCTGCTCGCCCTGGACG GTCACATCCAATCAGCGCGGGCCCTGATGGTGGTGGCCGTGCTCCTGGGCTTCGTGGCCATGGTCCTCAGCGTAGTTGGCATGAAGTGCACACGGGTGGGAGACAGCAACCCCATTGCCAAGGGCCGTGTCGCCATCGCCGGGGGAGCCCTCTTCATCCTGGCAG GCCTCTGCACTTTGACTGCCGTCTCGTGGTATGCCACCCTGGTGACCCAGGAGTTCTTCAACCCAAGCACACCTGTCAATGCCAG GTATGAATTTGGCCCAGCCCTGTTTGTGGGCTGGGCCTCAGCTGGCCTGGCCGTGCTGGGGGGCTCCTTCCTCTGCTGCACGTGCCCGGAGCCAGAGAGACCCAACAGCAGCCCGCAGCCCTATCGGCCTGGACCCTCTGCTGCTGCCCGAGA ACCAGTTGTTAAATTGCCCGCCTCCGCCAAGGGCCCCCTGGGTGTGTAA
- the P3H1 gene encoding prolyl 3-hydroxylase 1 isoform X3 has translation MQLCLEKNTPDPLAPVRAPRERCDPGRYSVSLPWSAKEYRQRSLLEKELLFFAYDVFGIPFVDPDSWTPEEVIPKRLQEKQKSERETAVRISQEIGNLMKEIETLVEEKTKESLDVSRLTREGGPLLYEGISLTMNSRLLNGSQRVVMDGVISDHECQELQRLTNVAATSGDGYRGQTSPHTPNEKFYGVTVFKALKLGQEGKVPLQSAHLYYNVTEKVRRIMESYFRLDTPLYFSYSHLVCRTAIEEVQAERKDDSHPVHVDNCILNAETLVCVKEPPAYTFRDYSAILYLNGDFDGGNFYFTELDAKTVTAEVQPQCGRAVGFSSGTENPHGVKAVTRGQRCAIALWFTLDPRHSERDRVQADDLVKMLFSPEEMDLSQEQPLDAQQGPPEPAQESLSGSESKPKDEL, from the exons AGTGCCAAAGAGTACCGACAGCGAAGCCTTCTGGAGAAAGAGCTGCTCTTCTTCGCTTATGATGTTTTTGGAATCCCCTTTGTGGATCCG GATTCATGGACTCCGGAAGAGGTGATTCCCAAGAGATTGCAAGAGAAACAGAA GTCAGAACGGGAAACAGCCGTACGCATCTCCCAGGAGATTGGGAACCTTATGAAGGAAATTGAGACCCTAGTGGAAGAGAAGACCAAGGAGTCATTGGATGTGAGCAGACTGACCCGGGAAG GTGGCCCCCTGCTGTATGAAGGCATCAGTCTCACCATGAACTCCAGACTCCTGAATGGTTCCCAGCGGGTGGTGATGGACGGTGTAATCTCTGACCATGAATGTCAGGAGCTGCAGAGACTGACCAAC GTGGCAGCAACCTCAGGAGATGGCTACCGGGGTCAAACCTCCCCACATACTCCCAATGAAAAGTTCTATGGTGTCACTGTCTTCAAAGCCCTCAAG CTGGGGCAAGAAGGCAAAGTTCCTCTGCAGAGTGCCCACCTGTACTACAACGTGACGGAGAAGGTGCGGCGCATCATGGAGTCCTACTTCCGCCTGGACACGCCCCTCTACTTCTCCTACTCTCATCTGGTGTGCCGCACTGCCATCGAAG AGGTCCAGGCGGAGAGGAAGGATGATAGTCATCCAGTCCACGTAGACAACTGCATCCTGAATGCTGAGACCCTCGTGTGTGTCAAAGAGCCCCCAGCCTACACCTtccgggactacag CGCCATCCTTTACCTCAATGGAGACTTCGATGGCGGaaacttttatttcactgaactgGATGCCAAGACGGTGACG GCAGAGGTGCAACCTCAGTGTGGAAGGGCCGTGGGATTCTCTTCAGGCACTGAAAACCCACATGGAGTGAAGGCTGTCACCAGGGGGCAGCGCTGTGCCATCGCCCTGTGGTTCACCCTGGACCCTCGACACAGCGAGCGG GACAGGGTGCAGGCAGATGACCTGGTGAAGATGCTTTTCAGCCCAGAAGAGATGGACCTCTCCCAGGAGCAGCCCCTGGATGCCCAGCAGGGCCCCCCTGAACCTGCACAAGAGTCTCTCTCGGGCAGCGAATCAAAGCCCAAGGATGAGCTATGA
- the P3H1 gene encoding prolyl 3-hydroxylase 1 isoform X2 — translation MQLCLEKNTPDPLAPVSRAPRERCDPGRYSVSLPWSAKEYRQRSLLEKELLFFAYDVFGIPFVDPDSWTPEEVIPKRLQEKQKSERETAVRISQEIGNLMKEIETLVEEKTKESLDVSRLTREGGPLLYEGISLTMNSRLLNGSQRVVMDGVISDHECQELQRLTNVAATSGDGYRGQTSPHTPNEKFYGVTVFKALKLGQEGKVPLQSAHLYYNVTEKVRRIMESYFRLDTPLYFSYSHLVCRTAIEEVQAERKDDSHPVHVDNCILNAETLVCVKEPPAYTFRDYSAILYLNGDFDGGNFYFTELDAKTVTAEVQPQCGRAVGFSSGTENPHGVKAVTRGQRCAIALWFTLDPRHSERDRVQADDLVKMLFSPEEMDLSQEQPLDAQQGPPEPAQESLSGSESKPKDEL, via the exons AGTGCCAAAGAGTACCGACAGCGAAGCCTTCTGGAGAAAGAGCTGCTCTTCTTCGCTTATGATGTTTTTGGAATCCCCTTTGTGGATCCG GATTCATGGACTCCGGAAGAGGTGATTCCCAAGAGATTGCAAGAGAAACAGAA GTCAGAACGGGAAACAGCCGTACGCATCTCCCAGGAGATTGGGAACCTTATGAAGGAAATTGAGACCCTAGTGGAAGAGAAGACCAAGGAGTCATTGGATGTGAGCAGACTGACCCGGGAAG GTGGCCCCCTGCTGTATGAAGGCATCAGTCTCACCATGAACTCCAGACTCCTGAATGGTTCCCAGCGGGTGGTGATGGACGGTGTAATCTCTGACCATGAATGTCAGGAGCTGCAGAGACTGACCAAC GTGGCAGCAACCTCAGGAGATGGCTACCGGGGTCAAACCTCCCCACATACTCCCAATGAAAAGTTCTATGGTGTCACTGTCTTCAAAGCCCTCAAG CTGGGGCAAGAAGGCAAAGTTCCTCTGCAGAGTGCCCACCTGTACTACAACGTGACGGAGAAGGTGCGGCGCATCATGGAGTCCTACTTCCGCCTGGACACGCCCCTCTACTTCTCCTACTCTCATCTGGTGTGCCGCACTGCCATCGAAG AGGTCCAGGCGGAGAGGAAGGATGATAGTCATCCAGTCCACGTAGACAACTGCATCCTGAATGCTGAGACCCTCGTGTGTGTCAAAGAGCCCCCAGCCTACACCTtccgggactacag CGCCATCCTTTACCTCAATGGAGACTTCGATGGCGGaaacttttatttcactgaactgGATGCCAAGACGGTGACG GCAGAGGTGCAACCTCAGTGTGGAAGGGCCGTGGGATTCTCTTCAGGCACTGAAAACCCACATGGAGTGAAGGCTGTCACCAGGGGGCAGCGCTGTGCCATCGCCCTGTGGTTCACCCTGGACCCTCGACACAGCGAGCGG GACAGGGTGCAGGCAGATGACCTGGTGAAGATGCTTTTCAGCCCAGAAGAGATGGACCTCTCCCAGGAGCAGCCCCTGGATGCCCAGCAGGGCCCCCCTGAACCTGCACAAGAGTCTCTCTCGGGCAGCGAATCAAAGCCCAAGGATGAGCTATGA
- the CLDN19 gene encoding claudin-19 isoform X2, translated as MANSGLQLLGYFLALGGWVGIIASTALPQWKQSSYAGDAIITAVGLYEGLWMSCASQSTGQVQCKLYDSLLALDGHIQSARALMVVAVLLGFVAMVLSVVGMKCTRVGDSNPIAKGRVAIAGGALFILAGMNLAQPCLWAGPQLAWPCWGAPSSAARARSQRDPTAARSPIGLDPLLLPESTSELLLPWPAPRPVAPSSSIQPASQHPGQGHWAIGWA; from the exons ATGGCCAACTcaggcctccagctcctgggctacTTCTTGGCCCTGGGTGGCTGGGTGGGCATCATTGCTAGCACAGCCCTGCCGCAGTGGAAGCAGTCTTCCTACGCAGGCGACGCCATCATCACCGCCGTGGGCCTCTATGAAGGGCTCTGGATGTCCTGCGCCTCCCAGAGCACCGGGCAAGTGCAGTGCAAGCTCTACGACTCGCTGCTCGCCCTGGACG GTCACATCCAATCAGCGCGGGCCCTGATGGTGGTGGCCGTGCTCCTGGGCTTCGTGGCCATGGTCCTCAGCGTAGTTGGCATGAAGTGCACACGGGTGGGAGACAGCAACCCCATTGCCAAGGGCCGTGTCGCCATCGCCGGGGGAGCCCTCTTCATCCTGGCAG GTATGAATTTGGCCCAGCCCTGTTTGTGGGCTGGGCCTCAGCTGGCCTGGCCGTGCTGGGGGGCTCCTTCCTCTGCTGCACGTGCCCGGAGCCAGAGAGACCCAACAGCAGCCCGCAGCCCTATCGGCCTGGACCCTCTGCTGCTGCCCGAGAGTACGTCTGagctcctcctgccctggccagcCCCCCGCCCGGTGGCCCCCTCGTCCAGCATCCAGCCAGCCTCGCAGCACCCTGGGCAGGGCCACTGGGCCATAGGATGGGCATAG